A stretch of the Vigna radiata var. radiata cultivar VC1973A chromosome 7, Vradiata_ver6, whole genome shotgun sequence genome encodes the following:
- the LOC106766683 gene encoding geraniol 8-hydroxylase: protein MEYLLPLLLQITIVCVTIHLLVSSFKPKKTSKYPPGPHPFPIIGNILELGNRPHQALAKLSQIYGPIMSLKLGSTTTIVISSPHVAKEVLQKHDQIFSNRTIPDTLRALDHHILSVVWMPPSALWRTLRRACATKVFSSQQLDSTQVCRQRKVQELMDYVKERCQKGEALDIGEASFTTVLNSISNTFFSMDLAHYASDKSKEFKNIIWGIMEDAGRPNVVDFFPVFRMLDPQGARRRMNGYFGKLIAFFDGLIEERLRLRASENEAKVCKDVLDSVLELMLEDNSQVTRAHVLHLFVDLFVAGIDTTSSSIEWAMAELLRNPEKLEKVREELHQVLVKXEQLEESHISKLPYLQAVVKETFRLHPPIPMLVPHKPEVDVELCDFMVPKSSQILVNVWAMGRDSSIWTNPDEFRPERFLESDLDFKGQDFELIPFGAGRRICPGLPLASRTVHIVLASLLCKYNWKLKDGQKPQDMDISEKYGITLHKAQPLQVIPIQA, encoded by the exons ATGGAAtaccttcttcctcttcttcttcaaatcACCATAGTTTGTGTAACCATTCATCTACTTGTCTCAAGCTTCAAACCAAAGAAAACCTCAAAGTACCCTCCAGGGCCTCACCCTTTTCCCATCATAGGAAACATCCTGGAGCTTGGAAATCGGCCTCACCAAGCACTTGCCAAACTTTCTCAAATTTATGGTCCTATTATGAGTCTCAAGCTTGGTAGCACTACTACCATAGTCATTTCATCTCCACATGTTGCCAAAGAAGTACTGCAAAAACATGATCAAATCTTTTCCAACAGGACAATCCCAGATACTCTTCGAGCTCTTGATCATCACATACTTTCAGTGGTGTGGATGCCACCTTCAGCACTCTGGAGGACCCTTAGGAGAGCTTGTGCCACCAAAGTGTTTTCTTCTCAGCAGCTTGATTCCACACAAGTTTGTCGACAGAGGAAGGTGCAAGAATTGATGGATTATGTAAAGGAAAGATGTCAGAAAGGTGAAGCCTTGGATATTGGTGAGGCTTCCTTCACAACTGTGCTTAATTCCATATCAAACACTTTCTTCTCTATGGATTTAGCTCATTACGCTTCTGACAAGTCTAAAGAGTTCAAGAACATCATTTGGGGCATTATGGAAGACGCTGGAAGGCCTAATGTTGTTGACTTTTTTCCAGTCTTTCGCATGCTTGATCCACAGGGTGCTCGGAGAAGAATGAATGGTTACTTTGGAAAGTTAATTGCGTTTTTTGATGGACTCATAGAAGAAAGATTGCGTTTAAGGGCATCAGAAAATGAAGCCAAGGTATGCAAGGACGTGTTGGATTCCGTGTTGGAACTCATGCTTGAAGACAATTCACAAGTGACTCGCGCTCATGTTCTGCATTTGTTTGTG GATTTATTTGTGGCTGGAATAGACACGACATCAAGCTCTATAGAATGGGCTATGGCTGAGTTGCTTCGTAACCCAGAAAAGCTAGAAAAAGTGAGGGAAGAGCTTCACCAAGTCCTTGTCAAAGNTGAGCAACTAGAAGAATCACATATCTCAAAGCTTCCTTATCTACAAGCAGTGGTGAAGGAAACTTTCCGCTTGCATCCACCTATCCCAATGTTAGTGCCACACAAGCCAGAAGTTGATGTTGAACTATGTGACTTCATGGTACCTAAAAGTTCCCAAATTCTGGTTAATGTATGGGCCATGGGTAGAGATTCAAGTATTTGGACAAACCCAGATGAATTCAGACCTGAAAGATTCTTGGAAAGTGACCTTGATTTTAAGGGTCAAGATTTTGAACTAATACCCTTTGGAGCAGGAAGAAGGATCTGTCCTGGATTGCCATTGGCTTCCAGAACTGTGCATATTGTATTGGCCTCTCTTCTATGCAAGTATAATTGGAAGCTGAAAGATGGACAAAAGCCACAAGACATGGATATATCTGAGAAATATGGGATTACCTTGCATAAGGCACAACCTCTCCAAGTCATTCCAATCCAAGCATAA
- the LOC106766104 gene encoding uncharacterized protein LOC106766104, whose product MTDFGRMRYFMGIEVIHSDMGIFICQRRYAREMLVRFNMTECNLVRNPIVSGTEDDEGTSVDATKFKQVVGSLMYLAVTRPDLMFGVSLISRYMANPKASHLAATKRILRYVKGTIEYGILYQKGGKTEITTYSDSHYTKDLDDRQSTYRAYCNTQEQVTDIMTKAAKLEKFDKLRQMLRVVDITTIKAYKNRALSIE is encoded by the exons ATGACGGATTTTGGAAGAATGAGGTACTTCATGGGAATTGAAGTTATACATAGTGATATGGGAATTTTCATTTGCCAAAGACGTTATGCCCGTGAGATGTTAGTTCGGTTCAACATGACAGAATGCAACCTTGTTCGCAATCCAATTGTGTCAGGCACTGAAGATGATGAAGGAACCTCAGTTGATGCCACCAAATTTAAACAAGTTGTTGGCAGTCTCATGTACCTAGCTGTCACTCGGCCAGACCTAATGTTCGGAGTGAGTCTAATTAGCAGGTACATGGCTAATCCAAAGGCATCACATTTGGCTGCCACAAAACGTATTCTGAGGTATGTAAAAGGTACCATTGAGTACGGTATTCTATACCAAAAGGGAGGGAAAACTGAAATCACAACCTATAGTGATAGTCACTATACTAAGGATTTGGATGACAGACAAAGCACTTATAGAGCA TATTGCAATACTCAAGAACAGGTGACAGATATAATGACTAAGGCGGCGAAGCTTGAAAAATTTGATAAACTTCGACAAATGCTTAGAGTAGTTGATATTACTACA ATAAAGGCTTATAAAAATCGTGCTCtttcaattgaataa